ATATGACCGACGCGCGGCTGCTCGCGCGCCATCTCGAGTGGGCCGCCACGTCGCCGAACGCGCGCAACCAAGACTTCAACGTGATCAACGGCGACGTGTTCCGCTGGAAATGGATGTGGTCGCGAATCGCCAGCTACTTCGGCATCGAAGCCGCACCGTTCGACGGCGAGACGCGTCCGCTGGAAGGCCGCATGCAGAACGCCGGCAAGACATGGTCCGATATCGCCGCGCGCTTCGGTTTGAAGGAGGCCGACCTCGGCAAGCTCGCCTCGTGGTGGCACACCGACGCGGACCTCGGCCGTCCGATGGAAGTGCTCACGGATATGACCAAGAGCCGCAAGGCAGGCTTTCTGGATTATCAGAGCACGTCCGACGCATTCTTCGCGCTGTTCGACCGGTTGAAGGCGGAGCGGATCATTCCGCAGTGATACGCGCGCGGGCCGGCTTAATCCGATCAGGAACCTCGTGTAGCCGACGGTTGCCCGCGGATTCGGTCACGCGCCCAACCAGGCGCAACCGAATTCGTTGGATCGGCCGGTTTTGCGACGCGAATTGACTAAACTCGCCGGACGGCAAAACCGGCTCGTCTTGCGCCGCGGAAGCCACCCCAGCGGGCGAACGCCGGCCTGCTGACAAGGTTCGTTGCCAGGCTTTGCCGGTACGAGACGCAGGGGCCCATATCGCGTGGCCCCCGCGTGTATCGAATCGACAACGCCCAATGCGCTTCACACCAGGTCTTCTGCCGCCATGGTCAGGATGATCTTTCCGACATTGGCGGCGGATTCCATGCGCCGATGCGCATCGGCGGCCCGGGCGAGAGCAAACGTGCTGTCCACGACCGGCTCCAGGCGCGCGCCGCCGTCGAAGCGCTCCAGCCAATGCTCGCGAAAACGCCGCACCATCGCGTGCTTTTCCGCTTGCGCCCGCGACTTCATCACCGTTCCCTTGATCTGCAGATGACGATAAAGGATCTGCTCCAGTTCGACAGCCACCTGAGCGCCACCGCCAAGAATGCCGACCTGGATCAGCCGTCCGCCATTGGCGAGCGCTGCCACATTGCGCGCGAAATACGGCGCGCCCACGAAGTCGATCACGACATCGACACCCCGCCCGTTCGTAGTCTTCTTGATGACGTCGGCGAAATCCTCAGTGCGATAGTCGATGACCACATCCGCTCCAAGTTGGACGACGCGTTCGTGCTTGGAAGCTTCGGCCGTGGCGAAGATTTGCGCACCGGTCGCGTACGCCAGTTGCACGGCGGCCGAACCGACGCCGCCCGCCGCCGCATGAATCAGTACCGAATCGCCGCGCCGCAGTCCACCCAGGTGCAGCATTGCCTCGTGCGCCGTGACGAATACTTCAGGAATCGCGGCTGCATGAACATAATCGAGCGCGGCCGGAATCGGCATGGCCATGCGCCAGTCGATTCGCGCAATCTCCGCGTAGGCGCCGCCGCCCACCACCCCCATGACACGGTCGCCCACCTTGTAGCCCTGCACCGCGCTGCCGGTTTCGATCACTTCGCCCGCTATTTCGAGGCCCATGATCGTGGAGTCGCCGAAGTTGGGACGGCCATAGCCGCCTGTGCGGTGAGTGAGGTCAGCGCGGTTCACGCCAGCGGCGTGCACGCGCACCAGCAGATCGTCGGGGCGCACTTCGGGCGCCGGCACGTCGGCAAGCTGGAGCACGTCGGCGTCGCCGAATTCCTTGAATGTGATGGCTTTCATGCTGGTGTTTCCTGTGTAGCGGGAGGTGTGCCGGTATCGGTCTCGTGCTGCGTAGCGAGCGTGGCCTGTGCGACGGCCGATGCCGAAATCGCTGCCGGAAAACCCGCGTAGAACGCGAGGTGCGTGATGGCAGCGGCCAGTTCTTCATGCGTCACGCCGTTATTCACGGCGCGGCGCAAGTGCGCGGGCAGCTCGTCGAGATGACCGCCCGCGATCAGCGCGGCGACCGTCACGAGGCTGCGCTCGCGCAGCGACAGAGCGGGGTCGCTCCAGATCTGTGGATAGAGCGTGGCATCGACGAACTCCGCGAGTTTGGGCGTGAAAGCACGCGCCGCCTCGCGCGGGCTGCTGAAGTTTGCGTGGGACATGGCGGCTCTCCTTTCAGGCCTGGCTAATGAACTTGCGCGTGAGGTAGTACTCGATACCCTCGACTCCCCCTTCCGAACCATGGCCGCTTTCTTTCATACCGCCAAACGGCAATTCGGTTGCGACGATGCGGTACTGATTGATGCCGATCATCCCGGCCTCCAGTCCATCGCCCACGTCGATCGCGGTGCGCGCGCTCTGCGTGAATGCATAGGCCGAAAGCCCATACGGCAGGCGGTTCGCTTCGGCCAGACCATCTTCGAGTGTGTCGAAGCGCATCAGCACGGCGATCGGGCCGAACGGCTCTTCGTGCATCACGCGGGCGTCCATCGGTACGTCGGCAAGGACCGTCGGCTCGAAGAAGTAGCCTTCGCGTTCAATGCGCTTGCCGCCTGCCAGCACCTTGGCGCCGCGCGCCACTGCATCGGCCACCAGTTCTTCCATCTTCGCGAGTTGACGCGGATTGGCGAGCGGGCCGACCTGGGTGGCGGGATCCATGCCGTCGCCGACCTTGAGGGCATTTGCTGCCAGCACGAAGTGCTCGACGAACACGTCGTAAACACCGCGCTGGATCAGGAAGCGCGTCGACGAGATGCAGATCTGCCCGGTGCCGCGAAAGCGGTTCGCCGCCCCTTCGACGGCGGCCTTCTCGACGTCGGCGTCGTCGAATACGAGTACCGGACCGTGCCCGCCGAGTTCGAGCGTGATCGGCTTGACGCCTTCGGCGGCGCGCGCCGAGAGCAGACGACCAACCGGCACCGAACCCGTGAAAGTGACCTTACGGATCACCGGCGAGGCGATCAGCTGCTTCGAGACCTCGTCGGGCACGCCAAACACGACTTGCAGCACGCCTTTGGGCAGACCTGCGTCGTCCAGTGCGCGGGCCAGTGCGAGTGCCGTGGCAGGGCTTTCCTCGCCCGGTTTGATGATCACGCTGCAACCGGCTGCGAGCGCCGCCGAGAGTTTGCGTGCCGGCGTGATAGCCGGAAAATTCCACGGCGTGAACGCAGCCACCGGACCAATTGCCTGCTTCTTCACGAGCTGCTGGACGCCGGGTCGGTTCGCAGGCACCACGCGGCCGTCGATGCGGCGCGCCTCTTCCGAAAACCACTCGAAGTATTCAGCGGCCCGCAGCACTTCGTCGCGGCTTTCGGCAAGCGGCTTGCCTTCTTCGAGCGTCATCAGTTCCGCAATGCGCGGTGCGCGTTCGCGCATCAGCTCCGCAGCGCGCCTGAGAACGCGAGCGCGTTCGGCGGGCACCGTGTTGCGCCAGACGTCGAACGCGCGGCGCGTGACACTTAGCGCGCGGTCCAGGTCGGCGGTGGTTGCGAGCGGCACGCGGCCCAGTTCGCGTTTCGTGGCCGGGTTGACGACGGGCGCGGTTTCACGTTGGTTTGCGGCGATCCATTCGCCGTCGATGAACAGGTACAGCGGATCGTAGACTGCGTTCATGACATTACCTCCGGTAAGTGCTAACGATTAGACATCCATAATATTTGCCAGGCTTGCTTGCTCAGCGGATTCAATGCGATCAGGTCATTCGTATGGGCGGTGCTGTCGCCCGCGTCGCTTCATGGCTGGATGCGGCCATTGGAAAGCGTGCGTTTCCAGATTCCGTACCTCCGGGTAAAGCGACGCTCGATTCAGAAAGGGTGCGGCGAGTGCCTGACTGCGCAACGAAGTCTAGGCGCGAAGCCCGTGTGGTGTTAGCGGGGCTGGAAAGAATGAGTCTTTCTGCTGGAGGGAAAATCTCCGCGCTGTTTTAGAACGCCTGTGCGGTTTTGGCCTGGCGCCCGAGCCCAGGCGTGGCCGCCGCGCGTTGCTGCCGCTCAAAAAGACCCGCGCGTATCATGCTGGGTGTGCGTGAGACTGGCTGTCGACAAATCGCGCGATCGACCAACGAATAATGAAGGCTCAACGGGAAAAATCGGAATGGACAAGGTCTATAACATGTCGGTATTCGTGAAGGTCGTGGAGATGGGTAGTTTCACCGCCGTCGCCAACCACCTGGATACCACCGTCGGCAACGTCTCGCGTGCCGTTTCGGTGCTCGAAGAAGGACTCAACACGCGACTGTTGCAAAGGTCCACGCGACGTCTCGCCGTGACCGACGCGGGCCGCCGTTTTTACGAGCGTAGCGTCTCGATCCTGGCGGAAATCGATCACGCCGAAGCTGAGGCGCGCGATGCGTTGCTTGCGCCGCGTGGCACGTTGCGCGTCCACGCTGTGCCCGGTCTCGGACGACAACTCGTGACGCGCGCCGCCCTCGCGTATCGCCAAACGTACCCGGATGTCTCGGTGGATCTGCTGCTCTCGCAACGAATGCCGAATCTGCTCGAAGAACAACTCGATCTGGCCATCGTGATTGCACGCACGCTGCCGGATTCCGCGTATGTGAGTCAGAAGATCGGAAGCAGTCATTGCGTGCTGGCCGCTTCGCCTGAGTACCTCGCACGGCATCCGGCACCCGAGCAGCCCAAAGACCTCGTCGATCACACATGCGTGTTATTGAGCACAGTGGATTACGCTCCGGACGAGTGGCATCTGGAGAGCCCGGCCGGCAACGCAAGCTATCGGCCCGCGGGGCCGCATTTCAGCGTGAACGATATGGAGTCGATGCAGGTTGCGTTGCGCAGTGGTGCCGGCATTGGCTTGCTCGCGGGTTTTTCTGCAATCGACGATCTGCGAAACGGCACCCTGGTGCGCGTTCTGCCGCAGTTCCACACATCGGTGCGCAACGTTTATGCGGTCTATCTGTCGCGCCAGTTCGTGGATGCGAAAATCAGGTGTTTCATTGACGCACTGAAAGTGCATGTCGGTGACCCGTTGCAATCCTATGCAAATGAACTCGCGATCGAGTGCGAGCTGTCTTGAACAGCTCGCTTGGCGAGCAATTCAGAGATTCAACCCGCCGTGCGTCGCGCGGCGCGGGCGATACTCTCAGCAAAGAGCGGCGTTTCGCGCTGGTTGTGATCACCCGATGCCGCCTGGCGATCACGGGCAGCCTGGTCAAACGACATTCCGTTCTTTTCAATGAAAGAGAGAAAATCATCAGTCGGATGCGAAGTGACGCTATTGGTGTATTCGGTCTTGCCGTTGGGCAACCCTTTTGCGCGTAACTCCCAGATGACTTGAACCTTGGTCCGCCCGTGCGGCGTGAAAACGTCCGACAGGGACACCATCTTGCAATAGAGCCGTTCCGTCACTTCGCCGACATAATGCTGTACCACGAGTCCGGTACCGATCATCTCCACATTGATGGACATCCGCTTGCCATCGTCGGTCCATGTCGCGCCAGCCGCGATATGGTCAGGCGGGGCACACCGTTGATACTCTGCGTCCGGAAGAGTGAAGAGCCATTGCGCGATATCGATCTTCTCGACATCGACGTCGATTACATGGCTAAAGCCGCTTTGAGAAAGAATAAGGTCATGTTGAACGGAAGTCATTTCTGTGCTCCAGGCGTTTGGGGATAGTGAGCTATCGAACGTCACTGGATGAGAATCTCTCACACTGGAATGCCTCTCCTTTTCAAAAAGGCACCGGAGTTCCAGTTTTGCATGACTTCATGCGATTCGAAAATTCGTTGGCGCATTTCGGATTTCCTGAAACGCGATGTTCAGAGCGGCAACTGCCGTCGACAGACCGATAGCACGAGCTGCCTAAGCCAACGATGAACAGGGTCGACCTCCAGGCGAGGGTGCCACATCTGCGACACGGTAATCTTCTCGGTCGCCACGGGGAGTTCGAACGCGTGGGTGGCGACGCTCGCCGCATTGTCATGAGGTTCTGTCTGATTGACCAGAAAAGAGGCGGGCACGAGTGCGATCAGATCCGAAGTTCGAGCCACAGCCAGCGCGGCGGGAAAGCTCGGCACGACGGCCACGATGGTTCGCTGAAGACCCAGAACGGCCAACGCTTCGTCGACAGGTCCACTTGCGCGTTCCCGTCGGGAAGCCACGACGTGGCCGAAAGCGACGTACCGCTCAGCGGTGACTTGTCCGTCAAGTTCGAGCGGATGGCCTCTTCTGACCACACCCACAAAACGATCCCGGAATAGCGCCTGTAGCCGCACCTCCGGACCCATTTCACCCAGAACACCAATCTCGAGGTCGGCCGACCCGTCTCGCAAGTGCG
Above is a genomic segment from Paraburkholderia aromaticivorans containing:
- a CDS encoding carboxymuconolactone decarboxylase family protein, which translates into the protein MSHANFSSPREAARAFTPKLAEFVDATLYPQIWSDPALSLRERSLVTVAALIAGGHLDELPAHLRRAVNNGVTHEELAAAITHLAFYAGFPAAISASAVAQATLATQHETDTGTPPATQETPA
- a CDS encoding LysR family transcriptional regulator encodes the protein MPEPDLNLLIALEALLADASVAGAARRLGLSASAMSRTLARLRASTGDPLLVRAGRQMVLTPYAEEIRERTQNAVHEARAVLRPSKPELDFTRLRRTFTIRANDGFVEAFGSPLIAAATAVAPHVCLRFAPKPDKTAAHLRDGSADLEIGVLGEMGPEVRLQALFRDRFVGVVRRGHPLELDGQVTAERYVAFGHVVASRRERASGPVDEALAVLGLQRTIVAVVPSFPAALAVARTSDLIALVPASFLVNQTEPHDNAASVATHAFELPVATEKITVSQMWHPRLEVDPVHRWLRQLVLSVCRRQLPL
- a CDS encoding NAD-dependent succinate-semialdehyde dehydrogenase, giving the protein MNAVYDPLYLFIDGEWIAANQRETAPVVNPATKRELGRVPLATTADLDRALSVTRRAFDVWRNTVPAERARVLRRAAELMRERAPRIAELMTLEEGKPLAESRDEVLRAAEYFEWFSEEARRIDGRVVPANRPGVQQLVKKQAIGPVAAFTPWNFPAITPARKLSAALAAGCSVIIKPGEESPATALALARALDDAGLPKGVLQVVFGVPDEVSKQLIASPVIRKVTFTGSVPVGRLLSARAAEGVKPITLELGGHGPVLVFDDADVEKAAVEGAANRFRGTGQICISSTRFLIQRGVYDVFVEHFVLAANALKVGDGMDPATQVGPLANPRQLAKMEELVADAVARGAKVLAGGKRIEREGYFFEPTVLADVPMDARVMHEEPFGPIAVLMRFDTLEDGLAEANRLPYGLSAYAFTQSARTAIDVGDGLEAGMIGINQYRIVATELPFGGMKESGHGSEGGVEGIEYYLTRKFISQA
- a CDS encoding NAD(P)H-quinone oxidoreductase, translating into MKAITFKEFGDADVLQLADVPAPEVRPDDLLVRVHAAGVNRADLTHRTGGYGRPNFGDSTIMGLEIAGEVIETGSAVQGYKVGDRVMGVVGGGAYAEIARIDWRMAMPIPAALDYVHAAAIPEVFVTAHEAMLHLGGLRRGDSVLIHAAAGGVGSAAVQLAYATGAQIFATAEASKHERVVQLGADVVIDYRTEDFADVIKKTTNGRGVDVVIDFVGAPYFARNVAALANGGRLIQVGILGGGAQVAVELEQILYRHLQIKGTVMKSRAQAEKHAMVRRFREHWLERFDGGARLEPVVDSTFALARAADAHRRMESAANVGKIILTMAAEDLV
- a CDS encoding LysR family transcriptional regulator encodes the protein MDKVYNMSVFVKVVEMGSFTAVANHLDTTVGNVSRAVSVLEEGLNTRLLQRSTRRLAVTDAGRRFYERSVSILAEIDHAEAEARDALLAPRGTLRVHAVPGLGRQLVTRAALAYRQTYPDVSVDLLLSQRMPNLLEEQLDLAIVIARTLPDSAYVSQKIGSSHCVLAASPEYLARHPAPEQPKDLVDHTCVLLSTVDYAPDEWHLESPAGNASYRPAGPHFSVNDMESMQVALRSGAGIGLLAGFSAIDDLRNGTLVRVLPQFHTSVRNVYAVYLSRQFVDAKIRCFIDALKVHVGDPLQSYANELAIECELS